In Pseudodesulfovibrio sp. JC047, the genomic window GGAATGCCGGGAATGCTGACAAAATTTTTTAACGCGCAGAGTACGGATTATTGATTCGGGAAATAAAATGAATCTGGATGGTTATCCGTGGTGGAATCGTGTCGGACAGTACAGAGTGAACACTGAGTGGGAAGGTGGTCCGTTCTTGTGACAGAGCCTTTCAAAAGGCACGAGAGTGAAGAGGAAAATTGGTCCTGAAGTGCAGCGAATTTCGGTCGGGATGAACAGGTCGGACTTCTTGAGAGCGAGTCTTGAAAATAATTATTTGATATAATTCGGGAGGTTAAGAAAGAGATTGATCGTATAAGACATCATCTTGTCCATGATCCATGGAAAGGCGATGAGGAGCGCGAGAAAGATGGCCACGATTTTGGGAACCATGGTCAATGTCATTTCCTGAATCTGGGTGGCGGCCTGGAGAATGGAAATGATAATGCCGACTACCATGCCGATTCCCAGCATGGGCAAAGAAATGATGAGGGTCATCTCAATGGCTTGTCGGGCAAAACCGACCACGAATTCCGGGGTCATTCGACGCACTACTCCCTGGGAAAATTTGGGTGTTCCGTCACTGGAACGTGTTGACCAGAGATCCTACGAGCAGGTTCCAGCCGTCAATGAGGATAAACAGCAAAATCTTGAAAGGTAAGGAGATCATGACAGGCGGCAGCATCATCATTC contains:
- the fliQ gene encoding flagellar biosynthesis protein FliQ, which gives rise to MTPEFVVGFARQAIEMTLIISLPMLGIGMVVGIIISILQAATQIQEMTLTMVPKIVAIFLALLIAFPWIMDKMMSYTINLFLNLPNYIK